The Alosa sapidissima isolate fAloSap1 chromosome 5, fAloSap1.pri, whole genome shotgun sequence genome has a window encoding:
- the shroom1 gene encoding protein Shroom1, translating to MDSFSFPLERMSNLDMHPLSFPISRLAPAKSSSSIDQYTHHHGKGDSAYSSFSGGSNAPDLSSPFFPDDFHAHGLHYADFKYMNSAFNLAGESEPKSMDQLYRSMEAFTTQCNQEDATHCSNGNQQCSKKQMSPTMSLPPPPPPPPPPPTRLESLVTIRNMENLLSRQVPEGQIADRSHQRAYTSPAPPPPPPFFPSIPGSGPDSAYSFPVPQTIQGDPVNRDASGQQKSANTLSRLAQKYPSPAVEHDSQPAGQQGHVAQGDAQCKRAHSAHAALPPVPIRPADSWQQPPHPSPPSAINGSIQHKGHFYFVTGVCKTEGPPGTKPVAHMSDNSGVDSRKPVEKERFHVPDGGMQRSTNHRRNSYDTLSEREHFPRAQELSVRKQDADGYLDNALLGSKQAPHISDAQEPGQRLLGREITGRHHSSAHPIFYCGPEESVPHVQPSVPQPTPIPPPVAEPSIHTEKQEEQARKVRKQPLDVVPREKISKENTPLLYHLTGANRMALMNKFKNDSDSGMSCRNPQQPEKERANSKEVKGTSIFSDQCEDSKMKTPVDKNLDNLSYPTLDDSFKKYYKEKLKDVQSRVLRETSFKRRDLQPHKTKQKREQQQPVLQVFTSAQDPLYTVDKPSRLWSQHQSQVSDTKSRNDNPREKTWEPAGGESEKTFGKEKERKSAQENELHSVDIRVEETRKDVGVEESKKDVRSEETRKVPKVAQPQVARIGGRKRLTQEQKKMCYSEPEKLHKLLDAPTHKPSHSLGNEAECLLTDDDLGDQGLVAARRKLFETRGRALSASSLSKTTLKHLQHKALVAYMERKTGQKVTEPQQPCSQVTSQRHSTSGRTSDCGPRLHHGNGGSKKKLHRPLSAGRILDSSSSSIRYAQFGSTSSGEHSRQSSWKDVPSASPSKAASVESLLDQPELSRFYRARSKSTPHALQDSISISDASSTDSSSTLKGDVNTVAGVPQTAAVAAVVPEERRRVMAPRGKSMEELGVSKVIRPACLSRSSEQLDQLCSGSGRMPSSANPSSYQSREKRSVAASDRVQLGECTQRWTGHQEGWAEAMQMDIQHSRGDSTSSVGSLPVGAGAQPDLAQSSGLVSTGTETKPRGYPVEGKPLPSLYPTEAPVPPRMKEWSEVKQPDSSHEVALSHGVTTDPSLWPSPPGDDDDGEDEYNAMGMETMHNVRLSQSESPRATPVTEANASVGEKLERERGEEREEESQQEREMKDREQEVASVGGNRTEEPERNAPPPPPPPQQQQQQQKTQWAALVEEVASADQFLAVLLRPVANRKTALMLMEQLLSEDTLLMEEHYKKKQEEGRASGLEEKQQQEEEEEKRAQRASAVEEQPGLSPSPSEEVCSEPQQNGAASLSGADVTEKKRQLLACVEERLSALGEQRCVLQQEEEENGARGAAITALVAERCIPAEQERYSLFIGDLERVVSLLLCLSARLARVQNALSAVTEHTDEEEKQSLDNRHHLLCKQRDDAKDLKDNLDRRERVVSTFLSKHLTAAELQDYRRFVQTKASLLIRQKDLEERQRLGEEQRDALLNSLPP from the exons ATGGATTCGTTCAGCTTCCCCCTTGAGAGGATGAGCAACCTGGACATGCACCCCCTGAGTTTCCCCATCAGTAGGTTAGCCCCTGCAAAGTCCTCCAGTAGCATCGACCAGTACACCCACCACCACGGCAAGGGCGACTCTGCCTACAGCTCGTTCTCTGGTGGCTCCAACGCGCCcgatctctcctctcccttcttcccCGACGACTTTCATGCCCACGGCCTTCATTATGCAGACTTTAAGTACATGAACTCCGCATTTAACTTGGCCGGAGAGTCCGAGCCCAAAAGCATGGACCAGCTGTACCGCTCCATGGAAGCCTTCACGACGCAGTGCAACCAGGAAGATGCCACCCACTGCAGCAATGGCAATCAGCAATGTAGCAAAAAACAAATGTCCCCCACGATGTCTcttccacccccacctccaccaccgccTCCTCCACCTACTCGgcttgaaagcctggtcaccatCAGGAATATGGAGAACCTTCTATCACGACAAGTCCCCGAAGGGCAAATAGCTGACAGGTCGCACCAGAGGGCCTATACATCGccagcaccaccaccgccaccaccgtTTTTTCCCAGCATTCCTGGCTCAGGCCCTGACTCAGCATATTCCTTCCCGGTCCCCCAGACTATCCAGGGTGATCCAGTGAACCGAGACGCCTCTGGTCAGCAGAAGTCAGCAAACACCTTAAGCCGATTGGCCCAGAAGTACCCGAGCCCGGCAGTGGAGCATGACAGCCAACCGGCTGGTCAGCAGGGTCACGTCGCCCAAGGAGACGCACAGTGCAAGAGGGCACACTCTGCCCACGCCGCCCTGCCTCCTGTGCCCATACGGCCAGCCGACTCCTGGCAGCAGCCTCCTCATCCTTCTCCTCCGAGTGCGATCAACGGGAGCATCCAGCACAAGGGGCACTTCTACTTTGTGACCGGCGTTTGCAAGACGGAAGGACCACCCGGAACCAAGCCAGTGGCTCACATGTCAGATAACTCTGGTGTTGATTCACGTAAGcctgtggagaaagagagattccATGTTCCAGATGGTGGTATGCAAAGATCCACCAATCATAGACGTAACAGTTACGACACACTAAGTGAAAGGGAGCATTTCCCCCGTGCCCAGGAGCTGAGTGTGAGGAAGCAAGATGCCGATGGGTACTTGGATAATGCTCTTCTCGGTAGCAAACAGGCGCCACACATTTCTGATGCCCAAGAGCCAGGGCAGAGACTCTTAGGCAGGGAGATCACAGGCAGACATCACAGTTCTGCCCATCCAATCTTCTACTGTGGCCCTGAGGAAAGTGTTCCACACGTGCAGCCAAGTGTCCCACAACCAACTCCTATCCCGCCTCCTGTGGCAGAGCCGTCCATTCACACAGAGAAGCAAGAGGAGCAAGCGAGGAAGGTCAGGAAGCAGCCTTTAGATGTGGTGCCCCGTGAGAAAATAAGCAAGGAAAATACCCCTCTGCTCTACCACCTCACAGGGGCCAACAGAATGGCACTCATGAACAAGTTCAAAAACGATTCTGACTCCGGAATGAGCTGTAGGAATccacaacagccagagaaagagCGAGCCAACTCGAAAGAAGTAAAAGGCACAAGCATCTTCAGTGACCAGTGTGAAGACTCTAAAATGAAGACACCTGTGGACAAAAATCTGGACAACTTGTCTTATCCCACGCTGGACGATTCCTTTAAGAAATACTACAAAGAGAAGCTAAAGGACGTCCAGTCCAGAGTGCTCAGGGAGACTTCTTTCAAAAGGAGGGACCTGCAGCCTCACAAGACTAAACAGAAGCGTGAGCAACAGCAGCCTGTCCTCCAGGTATTCACTTCCGCCCAGGACCCTCTGTACACAGTGGACAAGCCGAGTCGTCTGTGGTCACAGCACCAGTCACAGGTGTCCGATACCAAGAGTAGGAATGACAACCCCAGGGAGAAGACCTGGGAGCCagctggaggagagagtgaaaaaacatttgggaaggagaaagaaaggaagtcTGCCCAGGAGAATGAATTGCATAGTGTGGATATAAGGGTTGAGGAAACAAGGAAGGATGTAGGGGTTGAGGAATCGAAGAAGGATGTAAGGAGTGAGGAAACAAGGAAAGTCCCCAAAGTAGCCCAGCCACAAGTGGCGCGCATTGGAGGCCGAAAGCGGCTAACTCAGGAGCAGAAGAAGATGTGCTACTCCGAGCCGGAGAAACTTCACAAGTTGCTGGATGCGCCTACCCACAAGCCCTCGCACTCGCTGGGCAACGAGGCAGAGTGCCTACTCACGGACGATGACCTGGGAGACCAGGGTCTGGTGGCTGCCCGGAGGAAGCTGTTTGAGACACGGGGTCGCGCCTTGTCTGCATCCAGCCTGTCCAAGACCACCCTGAAGCACCTCCAGCACAAGGCCCTCGTGGCCTACATGGAGCGGAAGACAGGCCAGAAGGTGACTGAGCCCCAGCAGCCTTGTTCTCAAGTGACTAGCCAAAGGCACTCCACATCGGGCAGGACCTCCGACTGTGGCCCCAGGCTTCACCACGGCAATGGAGGCTCGAAGAAGAAACTCCACAGGCCCCTCTCTGCCGGGCGCAtactggactcttcctctagcTCCATCCGGTATGCCCAATTCGGTTCCACGTCTTCTGGTGAGCATTCCCGACAGTCTAGCTGGAAGGACGTGCCGTCGGCGTCTCCAAGTAAAGCCGCCTCCGTGGAGAGTCTGCTGGATCAACCAGAACTGTCCAGATTCTACCGCGCCCGCTCCAAGTCAACACCTCATGCCCTCCAG GATTCCATTAGCATCAGTGATGCTTCATCAACAGATTCATCAAG CACTCTGAAAGGAGACGTGAACACAGTAGCGGGTGTCCCCCagactgctgctgttgctgcagtGGTTCCCGAGGAACGTCGCCGGGTGATGGCCCCGCGAGGGAAGTCCATGGAGGAGCTGGGTGTGTCAAAGGTCATCAGGCCGGCGTGTCTGAGCCGGAGCTCAGAACAATTGGACCAGCTCTGCAGTGGCAGTGGCCGTATGCCTAGCTCAGCAAACCCCAGCTCTTACCaaagcagagagaagaggagtgtaGCAGCGTCAGACAGGGTCCAGCTTGGTGAATGTACACAGAGGTGGACCGGGCACCAGGAGGGCTGGGCGGAAGCCATGCAGATGGACATTCAGCACAGCAGGGGTGATTCCACCTCCAGTGTTGGATCACTTCCTGTAGGCGCAGGGGCACAGCCTGACTTGGCACAGTCCTCTGGCCTGGTGTCGACAGGAACAGAGACAAAGCCCAGAGGGTACCCAGTGGAGGGCAAACCTCTGCCAAG tctgtATCCGACAGAGGCTCCAGTGCCCCCTCGTATGAAGGAGTGGAGTGAGGTGAAGCAGCCAGACTCCTCTCATGAGGTGGCCCTTAGTCACGGTGTGACCACCGACCCTAGTTTGTGGCCTTCTCCACcgggtgatgatgatgacggaGAAGATGAATACAATGCCATGGGAATGGAGACAATGCACAATGTCCGGTTGTCACAGTCCGAGTCTCCCAGGGCAACTCCGGTCACTGAGGCCAATGCGAGTGTGGGGGAGAAActagaaagggagaggggggaagagagggaggaagagagccaGCAGGAGCGAGAGATGAAAGACAGGGAACAGGAAGTCGCATCAGTGGGGGGAAATCGGACAGAAGAACCAGAGAGGAAcgcccctccaccaccaccaccaccacagcagcagcaacagcagcagaagaCACAGTGGGCGGCTCTAGTAGAGGAAGTGGCCTCCGCCGACCAATTTCTGGCAGTCTTACTGCGCCCTGTGGCCAATCGCAAGACAGCTCTGATGCTGATGGAGCAGCTGCTATCTGAAGACACCCTGCTGATGGAGGAGCATTACAAGAAGAAGCAAGAGGAAGGGAGGGCCTCTGGCCTGGAGGAGaaacagcagcaggaggaggaggaggagaagagggcccAGAG GGCAAGTGCTGTTGAGGAGCAGCCTGGCCTCTCCCCCAGTCCCTCTGAAGAAGTGTGCTCTGAGCCTCAGCAAAACGGTGCTGCAAGTCTATCTGGTGCTGATGTGACTGAGAAAAAG aggcaGCTGCTGGCCTGTGTGGAGGAGCGTCTGAGTGCTCTGGGGGAGCAGCGCTGCGTcttgcagcaggaggaggaggagaatgggGCGCGCGGGGCGGCCATTACGGCCCTGGTGGCCGAGCGCTGCATCCCCGCCGAGCAGGAACGCTACTCACTCTTCATAGGTGACCTGGAGCGCGTGGTCAGCCTGCTGCTTTGCCTGTCTGCCCGACTGGCACGCGTGCAGAACGCCCTCAGCGCAGTCACCGAGCACACGGACGAAGAGGAGAAG CAATCTCTGGACAACCGCCACCATCTCTTGTGCAAGCAGCGGGACGATGCCAAAGACTTGAAGGACAACCTGGACCGGCGCGAGCGTGTGGTCTCCACGTTCCTCTCCAAACACCTGACAGCTGCCGAGCTCCAGGACTACCGGCGCTTCGTCCAGACCAAGGCCTCGCTGCTGATCCGCCAGAAGGACCTGGAAGAGAGACAGCGTctgggagaggagcagagggacGCCCTGCTCAACAGCCTCCCTCCTTAG